DNA sequence from the Vicia villosa cultivar HV-30 ecotype Madison, WI linkage group LG3, Vvil1.0, whole genome shotgun sequence genome:
CAAGAATGTATTTGAGCTGCACTATATTCAATGTCATGTCAAAAACGATTTCATTCTCTTCAGCCATAATGCAATATGCAATGGGATGGTCAGCTAATTTGTCGCACATGTCATGGTAATGTAAACTACAAATCACATTAAATCtccatttatttgttttaaaagatAATCACACAACTTAAAGAGGTACTCACATTTTCTCAAACCAGTGTCATCTCGTTTCAACTTCTAGATAAAAGTATTTGCcactttttttttacattttagtgTCATAAATATAATTCTTTTATCTAAACCATTAATAGACCTTCTGATTACAACACCAAGCCCCAATTTAGATGCCTTCGTGGAGATCCATTGGAGCATATgatcatgaacttcaaactcttatCCATTTGTAAATTGGTTGCCAACATCTACCTTCTTGACATCAACACATTTGGCATCCGTAAACACAATAGGTTTACATATAACATCAGGGTGCACCATATCTAAtgcaaacaataacaaaaaatagGCAAAAACAACTTGAAATGAATTCTGAACAATTCTGAAAATGCACTTCTGTATTAACTTGTCTAGAATCCAAAGGTACATTTTTGGATACAATGTAACTTTTTCAAGTAAGAAACTAGATTAATATGAGCAATAAGGAATGATATACATGAACTTTACCTTGAATTTCAGATTCTTTTGTTCATTTTGAAGTGTAAAACTTGAATGAGAATGGAAGGATATTTTTCAAGGGTTTTGAAGGAAAATGTGTGTTTGATCATGAAGAAGAAAAACATGCATGGtgctattttattaaattttcttCTTGATATTTTCgaaaatacacttccgaaatcgTGACTGACATGCAAAGTTGACAATTTTTAAATTCCCGCTTCACAAATCTGAAAGTATACATTGGGATTTGTCTCAATGTTGTTAAATTAGGAAATCCTTCATGGGATAGGTCCAGAGATGCATCTTTGGACTAaattttagaaataaatatgGGGTAAGACTCACTTAGGACGTGTTTTGGGGTAAAAAAGGTGTGTTTGGAAATACACTTCCGGAATCTAAAGGGTATTTTTAGATTTCTTTAGGGTGTTTTTCCACCACTTAGAGGGGATTAAGAAATTCCCTTTTATTTGAGTGGTTGACGGACAAATTTGGTCACTCTTTGGCCTAAATTTGAGAATTGATCCGCCCATACGAGCCTTTTACAAACTGCATTTTTTTACTGTCACTTAGATCCATTTCAACCTAATTTCTAAGAGACTTTGACCTGTCAACCCACTCATATCTGGCACTCTTATTTTTGGTATCGACCAAAATGCCTTTCTCATTATTTACTTCTCAAAATAACATTTGGTTAAGAAAATTTAATCTCAAAAAagcaattaaatttaaaaaatctgATAGTTCATATCAAACGCGCCTataaaaaatgaagttaacactatcatatttttttgaaaaatctggTAAAAGTTCATAAAATTTCCCAAAAATCTGATAAGAACTCATAGATCCCCTCCAAAAATCCGATAAAAACTTATAGATCTCCCAAAAATCCTAAAGCatatttgaaaattttggaaATTCAGATCGggtaaaaaaatatgattttatactGATTTTAAAAAATCCGATATAAACTTGtagattttttaaatattcgATAAAAAGTCATGAAATTTTCCAAAAATTCGGTAAAACTAAAATTTTTCTCAAAAGCAAAACATAactttttaaaaaacataaaaaatcacaaaagaaTATTATGATGTTAAAAAGTACATTATATAGAAGGTCCAATTATGGATAATATCTCAATCCACCTCATAATGTTCTTAGGCACTtggcaaaattttatttttccctCCGAaagcaattttttatttaaagttgAATTGTTCCGTAGGTAGATTTACAAAACCGTTTAAACAACGTTAAATAAAAGTTCTGTAGATGCACTTACAAAATAAATTgacgttaaataaaaaaaagtgttttcgaagATATACCTCCGGAAGCAGAGAATTTTTTAAAACGCACATGATGTGTGAGAAACCCTAAAGAATGTGACAAGAGATTGTTCAATTATGAGGGGAGTGATATGACAAAATGTCAACTTGTAAGAATAACTGAACAAATTTCTTTATTTGTGGGTTGTTTCTTTTTTCTCACCTCTAACTTGACCGGGGTGACAAATGATTTAGTACACGGGCTTCATGAACTTCCAATTATTGAGTTATGCGACTTGATGGATTAGCTCGAATTTCAATATTACTCTCTCTTTCTttggttttatatatttaaaaataaaatttactttTAAAATACAATGAATGATCAATGTATTTGAACAATATATACATtacatatttaataaatttaaaaaattaatattatcttATAAATAAAACTAGAGGtggtattaaataaataaaaaatcatacaaTGGATAATAATCGtacatattcacatatcacatatttttataattttaatttttttaaattttaataactaGCTTTACGATCGGCTAATTTATAATCTTaattaaataatctttaaaacATCAATCACATCAGTAGTATTATAAAAGATAAATACAACAAAAATATTTATgcaaaagtaaaaaatatttgtCATAGCCTATAAAATGCTTTTTTTAAGGACAATAAAATGTAGTTCtacattataaaaattataagtcTAATAgttcaaatataaaacaaaataagttataaaatttTCTTGACCTAAATCTTGATTACTTGATTACGTGCGCAAACGAAAAATAGAAGTATAGAAGAAATTACAAAACTATCATTTTTTTTAACCTTCTCTTCATAACCACTTGAATAAAGTTTTGGGTTAAACATTGTTAGAGTTTCTGTAAATAACTCTTAATCCAATTTTAAttcttataaaaatttatttaaatattggtCCTTTTAAAATTTTTCGTCCATAGCATCCACAAGTTTAGGACATGTCATTTACTTCCTCTATCGAAACTGGCGTGACACATCACATAAAAGATTTTTTGTGACTTGACGTACACGTACCAATGACGAAATGACAAAGATGTTGATGTGGCATGCCACGTCAATTAAGGTCAACAACACATTTCACTATAAAATACGCGTTAGATTGTAGGAGTTACAAATCTCTTTAAAATAACTGAAACCATGATAACTGTAAGAGGATTGACTACCTAAGTTATGAGAGCTCTGCAATACTTCCAACAGTAATGCTCCCAACAATACATAGCCAGAGTGGTTCTTCAATTGTATGTGGGATTGTAAGTATCCAAATGGTTATGTAATGTAGACAGAAGAACAATCACTCTAGCTATGTGGCTATGTACTATCGAGAGAAGTACTGTTGGGAGTATTTCAGAGCTGCTCCTGACAGTACATAGTCAAAGTGATTTTTCTTTTATCATAGGAAGTAGAAAATACGTTACTTATTGATTTCAAAATATATGCATTTTTACTGGATTCTAAAAGACATGTACctatttttatacatttttatcGCTTTTTTAAAAAATCGATAAAAACACTTATCAGATATTTAGTATGTTGACCGGTTTTTCTTGTTTGAGagtaaaaattttgaaaatatttgacaaaaataaaaaatgagaaagatattttttaatattattagaatATGTTGGGGGTGTCATGTACACTTTGGATGTATAGCTAGAAATGCAGGCCCAATGGATCACTATCATATTCCGAATCCATTTTAATCATTACTATGCAATAAACTATTCTTTAAAGCTACCGGTTTAGTCTTGCCAAAGAAAACCATAATGTGTGCATAGTAACAGATTGAATGAAGATTCCAAAACCAACTTAGAGACTCATCAGTACCCATAAAACCAGTAAAACCTGTTTTCTCATTCAGTCTCTGAACTTTTGACCCAGAATTATATCAACTATGATTTGAATGAAGAATAATAACATCTTGCACATTAAAATTAACGAAtctattttcttcaaaatgaggatgtcaCTTTAAAGTATAAAGTAAGTAATATCAACGATTGATAAATAAACCAATAGTTAATATCACATGTACATACATGACAAATCACAAGAATGCTGAATTATCAACCCTTGATTTTCTCATTAATGGTTGAGATTACTTACTTTACTCTCTACTCACTTTAGACGCGCCGAATCCAAAATGTACATTCACTAAAAGACTCGGAACAAAGGGTAAAAAAATTCCAATTACAGGTGAAAAAATGGAGCTTGTCTCTGTCCAAAACAAGCAGTCAAAGAAGTATCCATATCTACCATACCAGTTGCCAATTGGTATTCTCTTCACTCTACATCTATCTCCACAAGTTTGTGTCCGAAATCactgaaaacaaaaacaatgttCCCCTTTGAAAGGTATCATGTGTTCCATGTATGAATTTACTGCCAATTTGTCTGTTCAATAAGAGCACAAGGGTATTTAGGAACTAGAAGAAGTAAAAAGTTTAAAACTTAAGCCTCTCTTCCTTCATTCTCCGGCCTCTCTAAATCATGTAAGCGAAATGATGGCTCAGGACATATCTCATTTGAATGACGTCTCCGCGAGGATGAACTACTTGTTGCCGAAAGCTTCAAACTACTTGCTCCTTCTATTTTTGTACCAGAAGCTGCGGGGTTTGTGGTTACATCAGACGAGCTCTGACGCCAACTACCAAACAAAGTAGCATTCCAAGAGCCTCTAGAAGAGGTTGCTTTAAGACGCGCAGAACTCGAACTTTCTTCTCTTACAACTTTTAAAGGGTTTTCCAAAGCCTTGAGAACATATCTCATTGGGGGTCGTCTTGAAGGTTTCGGGTTTAGGCAAGACCTGGCAACAATGGATATTGCCCACACTTCCTCTAAGAAATCCTCGTCCACAACAAGAGACGGGTCAACGATTTTTGTCACGGGCTCCTTGTCATACATGCTTATGCAAGGTAGAATCTGATCAAACCAATCCTTCAATTCAGCCTCACTTGATGCACTAATACCCAGCTTACCAGTCACAAGTTCAAGTAACACTTTCCCAAAGCAATAAACATCATAGGCACAAACAGATGTCGGTAAACCTGTTTTCACAGTACACAATTTGTGTCAAAAtaagaattaaataattattcttcCTAGCTCAACATATATTCCTCACGTTACCTCAAGTCAAAAAAGGAGACAATACAATTACCACAAGCATATAAAACAAACCAGGAGATCAATCACACaaattattcataaaaaatactCAATCTTGCAAGCTAGCACTCGCAACAAGGTATTCGTTTCAAGTTATCTATCATCTCCCAGaataactttttcaaaaaattgatGATGGGAATGTTATTCCTAAGGATTTTCGGAAAGAAGTGTTAGGCTAATGTTATGACATTCTCACAAATGTTAAGGATGATGGGAATATTCATTAATGCCATGGTTTAGATACTTCTGGGAATGTGTTTAGGTTTAGATactttgaaacaaacacaccacCCTAAAGACAAGTACAGACCACCCAAACTGGCATGAGCTTTTAGAGTGCTTGTCTGGAACAGCAAAGCTTCTCATTCTAACATGCAAACCCAATACAATATATTTTGTAAATATAGATAACCAGAGGGACATCCAACTGCCTCTCTGAAAATGCAAATCACTAgctcaaaacaacaaaaaagtggAAAGTTTCTTTTCTGATACTGATATTCCTATTTCTACTTTGTGGTTCACAGAGACAATTCAGTGATGGTCTGAACACCATTATATACCAACCAATATTTGGGAATTTCTCAGTCCCTAACACCATGGTCAAAAATCCAAtggtgtgtttggattagcttattTTCTGTTCAAAATAGCTTATAAATTTTACTGATACAGCTTTTAGGGGAGGGGGCGTTTTTTCCCCAAGTAAGCAAATCCAAGTATGCACCAAATATTTGTAAGAAGGAAAGTGCAGACTTATGTATGATACAGACAAGAAATCAACCAAGGAATAAAATTGACTCCAAATCCATTCTGAAAACTGAAAACTGAACTTAAGTTTCTACTTACCAGATGCACCTTGTTCAGAGGACCTACACATTAAAAATAGAAATGAGAAATTAGGTGCGTGTTGTTATAGCAAATAACATGCATTTGCAAATATGGCATGAAAACAAGTTAAACTCATAATACAACTCAACTAAAAAGCAATGAAATACAAGAAAATATGAAAGAAAGAGTAGGCTAGAAAAGGGTTCCATAGTTGCAAAGGCAAGAAAAGTCAATGAGTAGTGATTACAAAAAAGCAAATGAGCAACATTCATAATTGAAAACACACGCATACAGACCGGCAAGACAACACatctaaaatatataaaacaattctAATATCAGTAGAAAATTTCAAAGCATAAGCATTTTTCCCCAAAAACAGCCTAAGTGATTAAGCCCTGCAATATGCACAATGACCAATTAAATATAAGTCTCATGGCATTCATTATATACAACGTTGGTGGAGTACTTACTGAGGCAATCGCAGAAACCGGGTGATTTTACTTTGATGGGTATCACCTTCTTGAGTACAGGCTTCACTTAGACTTCCTAACCGAACTTCATACTTGTCATCGAGAAGTATACTGCTCGCTTGAATATCTCTACAATAATTACAAGACATACTTATTAAGCTTGAACTAATATTAGGTAAACATGTTACTTCTCCATTCCAATCAATTCGAGAGAATACATTCACAAGTTGAACTTGTTTCCAACTTAGTTTTTTTCAACTCTTTTGAGTGACAACTAGCAAGTGGATAGTAACACACTAAAATAATGACAATATTTCTTAAAGATGTCACAAATGCACAGTCACCTTAAGGATATAGAAACAAAACCAACCTTTATGACAGtatcttttataaataattaGTTACGGCGATAATAAACCAGGTATCGTATCAGTTCTCAAAATGGAATAGCTTGCCAAAACAGAcaagaaataataaaaacaagCAAGAGGGGGAATCCAAAAATACCTGTGAACAATAGGTGGAATACAATCATGATGCAGATACGATATGGCCTCTGCTGCTCCAGTAGCAATCTTTAACCTGGTTATCCAGTCCAATGACTGCAAAGAACCATCTTCAGATGTGGTGTTTTTGAAGAATAAGCAATTAGACAAGTCCCCTTTTGGCATAAGTTTATAAACCAGGAACTTCTCATTCTCGTTTTCTAAGCAGTGACCTAATAAGGGAACAAATCTCGGATGAGAAACCTTATTAAAAAAGTCCAATTCCGATAGGTAAGAGTCCTTTTTCATAGATCGCATGTCGATCCTTTTGATGACAATCGGAATCCCATTTTCCAAGACACCATTGTAGAAATCCCCGGTGTGGCCTTGTTTTATAAGATTTGCATCATTGAAATCTCCCGTTGCCTGAAGCAACTGATGATACGTAAACGAGTCTCCTACATTTGCAAGGTTTATCGATACACCAGGAGGCGGAGGACTGCCTGCAGTAGGAGCAGGGCCCACACCATTTCCCCTTGGACTTGAATTACCCCTTTTACGAGCGCACAAAAGCAACAGTACCACTAACAAAACCAAAAGTGCAAGTAAACCCAGTCCACCTAAAACTGCCGCTAATATAATCTTAGTTTTATTACTTTTCCCAGAACCTCCTGTGGAATTTGTCGTATTCGGTTGTCCAAAATTATCAAAACTGAGCCCCCTATTCACATAAAACGACGCACATTCCACCGTTGACTTCTGATTTGTCGCATCCTGGAGACAGTTACTATCTAATGATACGTTATGCATGAAATCCAAAACCTTACCCTCATAATAATTGTTTGAAAGATCAACAAAACTGAACCTTCTGAGCACAGGTGTAAGACCTCCATAAAACATATTATGAGATATATTTAGAACAGCAACAGTCGAATCGACAGAGGAACTAGAATTCGGAAGCAAACCACTGAAGTTATTGGAAGACACATCTACGAACGTCAACCTCGGCAGCGACCACAACTCAACAGGCAAAGAACCAGTAAAATTACTTTTCCTCAGAACTACAATCTGCAAGTTCCCCAACCCTTTCAAATCCGGAAGAACACCGCCGGAGAAAGAATTCTCACTAAGATCAAGGTCAACCAAGCTAACAAGACCTCCCAATTGTGCAGGCAAAGAATTTAAGCTATTACCAGAAAGGTTCAAGTACTGTAACCTAGAAAGAGTCCCTAAACGCGAAGGAACAGGCCCGGAGAAAAAATTCCCCGACAAATCAAGTGACGAAAGATTCGCAAGAAACCCAAAAGACTCCGGTATAATCCCCGTAAGAGAATTCCCTGCGAGATCAAGAACCGAAAGCGACGAGAGTTGACCTAAACTATCAGGAACATTTCCAGTAAGATTATTATCAGCAAGATAAAGAGCAGTAAGCCTAGTCAAATTCCCAACAGAATTCGGAATAGCATTTCCAATGGAACAAGAACGAAGATCAAGCACGCGAAGCGAACCAAGACTAACCCCAAACAAATCAGGAATAGCCCCAGGAAGGTAAAAACCAGAGGCATTAAAAGACTCCAACAAAGTGAAATTAACCAAAGCATCAACAGAAAACTGAGGGTTTCTCCTACCAATTCTTGTTCTTCTAAAACCCGAGATATTGATCCCAACAACACGGCCATTCCGACACGTTATACCAATCCAGATTAAGCAAGGGTCGGGTTTTCTTGGCCATTCTTTGGTTCTCAAACCTAAAGAAGCTCGAAGTTGAAGAAGTGCTGCACGTTCTGTAGGTGAACTCAATGGCTTAATCTCAATCTGTTCCAATGTTAGCTCAAAAGACAGAAACAATAGCAATAAAGCAAACCAAACTGTGAATCTTCGATCCACCATTGATCCAATCTTGATATTAAACCATTGACCTAAGTGTATGAATCAGAATTCAGTATTTATGCATTTTAATATTCAACAttttagtatataatatataattgaaataaaaaataagaacaagTGTAAATAACCTGAatcagaagagtggttctatgtCTTcaatggttgttgttgttgttgtgttttctacctactcttttcttcttcttcttgttctttgggcagagggaaaataaagaagaaatttaaatttggagaaaataaaaaagaaatttattattaataaataaatagggtgggttgaaattaaaaattaaaaaaaaaaaaaaaactatgtgagagagagagaagaagaaaatgatagTAAGAGGTAGGGTGATTgtgatggtggtggtggtgatggtggtggtggtggttgttgtggtggtggtgatttttttctctctcttccacgcACCACCGCAATATGTGAGTGAGTGAGGGTGAAATGGGAAAAGAAGCGATAATTCCGGTAAGTACAGCTAAGCTTACACAtgcacttcttcttcttcttcttctgtgtgtGCGTCTTGTTGAGCtgattttatgttttaatgtttaTTATTTCTTGTGTGTGTGTATAGTATACCCCTCTTTACTCCACATTACCACTTTCTCTaaaccttctctctctctctctctctctctctcctctctctaaaTCTTCCTTTCTCTctcctctttttttctatttaaaaaattgataaaaaaaatttaattgaattaataatcTCTTATTTAactatatttgaattttttattttaaatttatgacATGGTAATGACACAATTTCTCACAACTATTTGTTGTTTATCTTCTATTgaattcttttaatattttattttaaatatgagtTGATAGAAGAAATTTCGAAAATCTATCATCTTTAAATATGAAAAGGTtaattttattaagaaaaaaaattattttgaaaatgttgTCTTTAAATGTGCCTTATCAAGttaaattagtaataataatatcatgTTATAGAAAAAAGATGGACCAAAAAGGTTATAAAATAAGAGATAAAAGAAATATGATGTTAGAAAATGACTAATTAAAAACTCATTTTACCAAAATAATTAGATGTGAGATTCGCGCATGTAATTTTAATATACACTTTAGAATGTCAAAAAAATTAACTTACaatgtttttcttctttttatatggttgaaaataataatatttaattttgtattgAATGTTGAAGGTGAGCTTTTTAA
Encoded proteins:
- the LOC131660392 gene encoding probable LRR receptor-like serine/threonine-protein kinase At2g16250, with the protein product MVDRRFTVWFALLLLFLSFELTLEQIEIKPLSSPTERAALLQLRASLGLRTKEWPRKPDPCLIWIGITCRNGRVVGINISGFRRTRIGRRNPQFSVDALVNFTLLESFNASGFYLPGAIPDLFGVSLGSLRVLDLRSCSIGNAIPNSVGNLTRLTALYLADNNLTGNVPDSLGQLSSLSVLDLAGNSLTGIIPESFGFLANLSSLDLSGNFFSGPVPSRLGTLSRLQYLNLSGNSLNSLPAQLGGLVSLVDLDLSENSFSGGVLPDLKGLGNLQIVVLRKSNFTGSLPVELWSLPRLTFVDVSSNNFSGLLPNSSSSVDSTVAVLNISHNMFYGGLTPVLRRFSFVDLSNNYYEGKVLDFMHNVSLDSNCLQDATNQKSTVECASFYVNRGLSFDNFGQPNTTNSTGGSGKSNKTKIILAAVLGGLGLLALLVLLVVLLLLCARKRGNSSPRGNGVGPAPTAGSPPPPGVSINLANVGDSFTYHQLLQATGDFNDANLIKQGHTGDFYNGVLENGIPIVIKRIDMRSMKKDSYLSELDFFNKVSHPRFVPLLGHCLENENEKFLVYKLMPKGDLSNCLFFKNTTSEDGSLQSLDWITRLKIATGAAEAISYLHHDCIPPIVHRDIQASSILLDDKYEVRLGSLSEACTQEGDTHQSKITRFLRLPQSSEQGASGLPTSVCAYDVYCFGKVLLELVTGKLGISASSEAELKDWFDQILPCISMYDKEPVTKIVDPSLVVDEDFLEEVWAISIVARSCLNPKPSRRPPMRYVLKALENPLKVVREESSSSARLKATSSRGSWNATLFGSWRQSSSDVTTNPAASGTKIEGASSLKLSATSSSSSRRRHSNEICPEPSFRLHDLERPENEGREA